Proteins co-encoded in one Seriola aureovittata isolate HTS-2021-v1 ecotype China chromosome 1, ASM2101889v1, whole genome shotgun sequence genomic window:
- the ap3s2 gene encoding AP-3 complex subunit sigma-2: MIKAILIFNNHGKPRLIRFYQYFAEDMQQQIIRETFHLVSKRDDNVCNFLEGGSLIGGSDYKLIYRHYATLYFVFCVDSSESELGILDLIQVFVETLDKCFENVCELDLIFHMDKVHYILQEVVMGGMVLETNMNEIVAQVEVQNRMEKSEGGLSAAPARAVSAVKNMNLPEIPRNINIGDINIKVPSLSPF, from the exons ATGATTAAAGCCATCTTGATATTTAACAACCACGGAAAACCGCGGCTGATCAGATTCTATCAATATTTT GCTGAGgacatgcagcagcagatcaTTCGGGAGACTTTCCATTTGGTATCTAAGAGAGACGACAATGTCTGCAACTTCTTGGAGGGTGGAAG tctcattGGTGGCTCTGATTACAAGCTGATCTACCGGCACTATGCAACCCTCTACTTTGTCTTCTGTGTGGACTCATCTGAGAGCGAGCTTGGCATCCTGGACCTGATCCAG GTGTTCGTGGAAACGCTGGATAAATGCTTTGAAAATGTCTGTGAGCTGGACCTCATATTCCACATGGACAAG GTCCATTACATCTTGCAGGAAGTGGTGATGGGAGGCATGGTGCTGGAGACCAACATGAATGAGATCGTAGCTCAGGTGGAGGTGCAGAACCGCATGGAGAAGTCCGAG GGAGGTCTATCAGCGGCCCCTGCTCGCGCCGTCTCTGCTGTGAAGAACATGAACCTGCCAGAGATTCCCCGCAACATCAACATCGGAGACATCAATATCAAAGTGCCGAGCCTCTCCCCGTTCTGA